The genomic window GCGGCTAAGAAATCAGACGAGGTCCTGGGCCTTCCACGCGATGGCCAGGCTGGCTGCTGAGCCAGCCCACCGTCATTTCAGCCTTGGGCCTGCCTCTGACTGGTGAGTGGGTGGAGAGCACATTTTCGCCTCCCTCGTCCACCTCAAATGACAGTGTTGTCACTCACTCATTTGCCCTATTCCCTAGGCTCCTAGTGGCACCGTCAGCCTTTGGGTTTATTCTTCCAAGTCAGCACACAAACCCTTCTGGTTGAGCCTCATTGGCAGGCAGTGTGGGAGAGCTCACGGGGGGAGGCACACGGGGGACACTGGACGACAGACCCGAGTGCCGCGGGGTGCAAGGAGGGGCAGCGGGCGGCAGGCCTCAGCCTCATTCTCGCCAGgctgtcctccccccaccctgccttGGCCAGAGCTATGGGGCCCTTCCCTCCCAGAGGGGCCTCCCCCCAGACTGGACTGAAACCCAGGGGAGCGCTggggcctctcccagccccctcaCCCGCAGGGCTGAGCCCAGCACCAGGCACAGGGCATTGGGTTCTCACTCCCTACGCATATGTGTGACTCCTGGGTGACAAACTTCAGGTCTGCGTTGGGCTGTTCACGGTGGTGAATTTTCAGAAGTGTATTTCTAAGGTCCTGGGGTGGTCAGCAGGGCCATGATGAAACCGCCTAGGGAATAGCAGTAAAGGAAGCCGGAGGCGGCGAGCTCATGGAGTCCACAGTCCTGGGCTCCTGGCAGCTGCAGCTGAGCCCTGCCCCCTGCGCAGCCCCCCGGCTAATCACACCGAGGTGGCCCCCGGAGCTGAGGTGCCCTGGGTGCTGGCAGCACCCCTGTGTCGGAGCTGGGCAGCCGGGCGTGAAGGCTGACGGACCGGGCGTTAGGGGGAAGAAAGGCTTATGTGCAGCCCCGCACGCAGCCCTGCGTAGCACAGAGGCCAAGTTCAGACTCTAGAGCCTGGCTCCCAGTTTCCTCACACGGCAGTGGTCATGTGGGGTGTCAACATATTCTGTGAAACAGACAATAAGGGTGACCACCTGCCAGAGCCACCACACTGGCCCTGTGAGTTAGGAGCAGCGTGTTGAAAGCACTGGCTGAGGTTAGCGGTGGCCAGgctggagagcttctgggttctGCGGCTCCCAGGCTAAGGGCTTGGGGAGGGGTCACCCTGGCACCAGACGAGGGACCCTGTCCCTTAGAAGGACTGGGCTCAAAGCCATGGGCTGAGGTCCTCCAGGTTCCTCTAGGAGGGACCCGTGAGTTTGCCCTGCCTGTCCCTAGAAAGCTCCGTGCCATTCCCAGACCTGAGGCCCCACCACCTGCGAGCGGTCTGCCGCCTGCCCcgcaccaggctccccagtgGGCTGTCCGCTGAGCCTGGGAGGCAGCGCAAGGGCAGGCGGTAAGTGTGGGCACGTGGCACCCCAGAGCTCTCAGCTCAGAGCTTCCCAGGTGCACACGTGCCCCCAGGGTGACCGAGGTGACCCCTCAGAAGCCCTGAGCATGCTGGAGGCGTTTTTTGGCTCCAGTTCTTTGGGGGACGAGGGGCACAAGCCCCCGACTTTGCTCACTATGCTCACGGGTGTGGATTGCACTGACACTGGCATGCAGGGACTGAACCACCTGCTGCCGCACCGTGTCCCCAGGACGCTGTGCACACACACCTCCTGATGAATGcagtgggagtgggtggggattGGTGGAGGGCTGGCCCAAGAGGACAGTCACCTCTTTATACCCCAAGGTCCACATAGGACCCAGCACTCGCAGGTCGCTGTCACCCCGTTAGAGGGGGTGACACCTGTCCCCACACCACCACACCCCTGCCTTGTGACATAGGATTGGGTGGGTTTAGGGCAGATTTCCAAAGCGACTTGCCCCCTTCCAGCTTCTGGCCTCCAAGCAGCTGTCCAGGCTGTGGGATGTGGCCATTTCACTTTTCATGGAAGAGAACAAAATGTAGTTCCACCGACCACTGGCTAAGTGCTTCATGTCACCCTGCAAAACAGTACTGAGCAGGGGTCAGGTGCCTCGAGCAGGAGGGGACcttcctgccacctgccaccACGGAGGCCCGGCTCGTGGCAGCTCGTCTCCGGCTCAAGCCCTTCTTGGCATCAGGCCCTCGCTCGGTTTGAGGCCTGGGTCTTCCACGTACAACCCCGTGAGGAGCTCCCTGGCTCAGTGGCATTCTGTGTATCACAGCACAGGTTCAGAGCGGGTaagtcacctgcccaaggtcacacagctcgggTAGGGCACCGCTGGGATTGTCGCACAGGCGCTGGCTGCAAAGCCCGTGTGTACCCATGCCAGTGCAGGCAGAAGGGTCTGCGATGAGCCCAGGTCTCCTGATGGCCCAGAAGGGACCTGGGGCTTTCTAGGGGACACTGTCAGTCATAGGACCTGTGTCTGCTTGAGGAGAGGACTGCTGCCACACAGGCACTGCCGTCCTCCCCATGATGCCCAGGCCAGGGCTGCTACTTCCCCAAAAGCCAGCTAAGCCCCCGGACTTCCGGTCAAGAGAACCCACACTCTTTGTCTTTGTGGGAAACAGTGAGAGAACTGGTGCCCCATGGAGCAGGAGGTCCCCATGAGCCCTGGGCCCTGCTCCTTTCCTGCCCTGTCTCTCCCACCAGCCCTGTAAGGGAGCTGCTGTCCCAGGGACCTTTGCCAGGCCCTGTGGCCACCCGGGGCCAGCGTCTCCCTGCACTCGCTTGTAGACAGATGACCCTGGCAGCTGCAGTGCCAGCTATCAGAAGTCACCAGGTGGTTGGGGAGTGCGGCCCTGGCCCCAGCACTCTGCTGGGCTGCGTTCATAGAGCAGGACAGTACCATCGAGCTCTGAGACGTGGTGGCTGGTGGGGAGCCCTGGTGCAGGCAGGACCAGGGATGAGAGAGGGCGAGGGGTTCGAGCCCTGGGAGCAGGTCTGGGACAGGCCACGCAGGAAAGCACTGGCCTTCCCTGACCCAGGAGAATAAGGAGCCGGCCAGTTGGGTAATGAGCTCACTCCACACACCCTAGGCCGTTACTATCCTCAGGGACTTctgcccaggcctggggacaGTCAGCTGATGGCAGAGTTTGGGACCCCAGAGTCCCTGCTTGCAGTTTGGAGCCTGAGTTGGGGTGTGTGGGTGCCTCCAGATTAAACCCTTCAGGGCCCCAGCAGGCAGCCCTGGGGGACACAGCTAGCGCTGGGCCCTGAACATTTGAAGGGGCCAGCTGCGCCTCGCTTTGGGGCAGGGGCCATGCACCTGAATTGGTGACAGTGAGATCACTTGTGAGGTGCAGCTGTCACCAGTTGCCCCTGCCCTCCTTGGCTCTGCCCCCCTCCTAGGCAAGTGGCTGGAAGGTCAGCTGACCAGCAGAGGCGGTCCTGGGCCTTCACCTCCCATCTGAGAAGTCCCGGCCAGCCGGCAtctgtgggggagaggggtgtcTGCAGAGGTCACTGCTCCTGGCAAGGAGAGGACCCGAGGTGGCCAGTGTGAGCTCACAGGGCACCGGGGCCTTGCCCTCAGAAGGGCTCATGGTTAGGGCCTTGGGCACAGGCAGCCCAttctctcctctgccccttcGGTGGTGCAGGTGGTGAAATGCTCTGTCCAATCAGGTAAGACTTCCAGCGGAAGCAGCCTGGGAGGCCCCACGTGGGACAAGGGTGCTGCCTTCCGCCCACAGGAGCCGACTTAAGACCCTTCACCTGGGTCCTAACCCAGTGACAGACACAGAGCCACACCACGTGCCATCGGGGAAGGAGCTGCCCCTCCCTGAGCCATGTCACAGGTTGTTGGAGACTCACAGGCTCATCCTTGCTGCTCGCCTGCCTCCCTAGGAACTCCCCACCCCCTGCGCTCCCCAATCCTGAAGCTTTCCCAAAGGGGAGTCATCGCTGGCCCGTGGCCTGAGCTTGGTGGAGGTTCCTTGTCATATCTACCCTGAGGGGAAGGGACACAGGCCGGGAATGACCTGTGGGGGTCACCAGGGTGCATGCACAACCAGTCCTAGAAGCAAAGCAGTTGGCCCCAACTGGCCGAGGACCGGCTCCTTCTCCTTTTAAGGCAACGTGTCTGAGCTCTGGGCAGCAGGCCAGCGCGGCCTGCTCATTCCTGGCTGTTTGGAGGAAAACGATGATTAATCagcccccccacacccccgcctGGTTTTCATTTGGCTCTTTTTAAAGGGTTGGCACACCTCCCCAAGAGCAGACACGTGGCAGATCCCCCAGGGTCGGGAAGGACCCTGAGAGCGGGACAGGGGAGAGGGCAGCAGAGAGTTAAAGCTGGAAACTGAGTCCTGATGGGGGTGGTTCTGGGTGGGAGCCCTGGGCTGAGGTGGGCCAGGCCgggagaggaggaggtggtgTGCAGGGTGCGGGGGGCAGTCAGGCGCAGGCCCCCGGGGGAGGCCAGGCAGGCAGCATGACCTCTAAGGGGGAGGGCCAGTGGAGGTCCCCCCGACTCGCTGGCTGCTGCTCTGAGAGGTCTGAAGCCCCTTCTCCTGGAAGGAGAAATTGGTTAAGTTTTCATCTCTCTGGGGCCCCAGTTTCCTAAGCAAGGCCTGTGTGAGCAGCGTGGGAACCTCAGGGGGCAGCCGGGCAGTGCCTGGtgggctctgagaagtcctgcaggaCGCACATGTGGGGAGCGGAGGGAGAGAGGGCGGCAGTATTCATGGGGGGGCGGCTACTGAACTTGGGGGTTGGGGAAAGGAGGGCGGGCAGGTCACAGGCCCCTCGGCAAGAGGGCCCATGGGGACCTCGGCAGTGCCTCCTGGGGCAcagcctcccttcctgcctttgaAAGAAAGGTACAGTCAAGTCACCGCCTCTTCTGGAGCCAGAGTGAGCGTGGGGGGCGCTGTGTGCCCCTGGTCCATCTCCATAGCCCCAGGGAGCCCCTAGCCCTGCCCAGGCCCCGGgcaaggggagggagaggcacATTCCGAGGGCCTGTGTCACCAGGCCCTGTGCCCCCTGGCCGCCTGTTGTGACTCCAGCAGAGCAGCCAAGGACTTCTGCTGCTAAACAACCCAGGCTGGTCCCCAGGGCCATGTGTTTGTGCTCAGGTACAAACTGTTTCCATAGCGCCCAGCAGCTCTCGGGCctctctgggagggtggggcgAGGAGCCCTCTGGGCCAGAGGGTGCGATGGaggccccccctcccccccgcacTCTGGAAAGAGGAGGCCTTCCTAATGAGCAGGCCAGTCTCTTCTCTTACAAACCTTTAGGGAAGGACACGCCGACATGCCGCCCCTGAGGTCCCGGTGGCCCTGGCGTTGTCTGTCTGTCCTCGTATCTGGTCTCAGACCATCCTCCTGTTCTCGGTGAGTCACAGGACGGCTGACCGGGCGGGCCCCAGAGCTCCTCGCCGACAGGCCTGTTCCTCAGCACAGTTTCTACTAAAAAACAAGGGAAACACTGGGTTTGTAGAAAGTCACACGTCCTGGGGGTGCAGGTGTGTCCTCACCCCTCGAGTTTCAGGACAATGATGCGAGCAGACCACGTATGATGCCCCTAACGGCTCAAATAGATGTCAGCAGCCCTGTCTTGGTCCCTCCACCCTTTTTCCTTTGAACAGGTGTTGGCTATAGAATCACAGGGTCTGAGAACCAGTGGCCTACGCTTGGGGGTGCAGCCGGGATGGGGCGCTGCCGGCCGGTGGGACACCGAGTGCGGGGCGCTCAGTGATCACCACAACTGGTGTTTTCATGGACATCGTAGGACATCAAACTTAATGCAAAAAGCCATGATGGACACAAAgccaaaacttttaaataaagacaggaccAGAATTAGTGATTTTCCTTTTGCCCGTGTTCCTTGTAAACCACTGGGCAGAATAATAGGGCAGTGCCAGGCAGTTGAGGACCCTGGAGGGAACTGCGTCCCCAGGTGTCCGCCTGGTGTCTCAGGAGCCCCGAGGTTTTGGGTGTGATGTCAGCCCGTTGTCTGCAGCCTGAGCCCCCTCCTTCTGTGGTGTCCTCAGGGGTGGAAGCCCCAGGCGGTTATGTCAGGGCTCCCACACACCCCCTGCCTCATTCCGCTCCCTGTCCAGCCAGCtcctcatgtttatttttcttttgtaaattcttAGGAAAGCAAGCAAGTGGAGACCAAGACAGACGCCAAGAACGGAGAGGAAAGGGGCAGAGATGGCAGCACAAAGGCCCCGGGCCCCAGACAGGACTCAGACCTGGGGAGGAAGCCAAAGATGGGGGTGTTGAAGAAAAGCTTCTCGAGGGACAAAGATGACGCCGACggcaaaggcacagagcagcCCAAGGGGGAGAAACTCATCAGAGGCATTGACAGGGGCCGGGTCCGGGCTGCAGTGGATAAGACAGAGGCCGGGAGGGACGCGAAGGGGGACACGAAAGGGGACACAAAGGGGGACGCGAAAGGGGACACGAAGGGGGACGCGAAAGGGGACACGAAGGGGGACGTGAAGGGGGACGCGAAAGGGGACACGAAGGGGGACGCGAAAGGGGACACGAAGGGGGATGCGAAGGCGGACGTGAAAGGGGACATGAAAGGGGACGTGAAGGGGGACGCAAAGGGGGACGCGAAGGGGGACGCGAGGGGGGACGCGAGGGCTGcccccaggaaggaggaggaggagagaggtggCGATAAGAGCCCGGGTTTGAGCCGAGACGAGGACGAGAAGGGAGGGGACACGAAGGAGGGAGGCAAGACGGGGGCGGACCAGCCGGCGAGCGGACAGGCTAGGGGTGCGGATGCCGGGAAGGAGGGCGGGGCGGCCGGGAAGGGCGCGTCCCCGGAAAGGGACCCCGGCCCCGAGGGGAGGAGCGCGGCCGCAGAGGGGGGCCCGAGCACGAGCCCGAGCCCGGAGGAGGCGGCGCCCGGCGTGTTCGACGAGGCCCTGGAGCGGGTGCGGAGCAACGACCCCACGATGACGGAGGTGAACGTCAACAACTCCGACTGCATCACCACCGAGGTGCTCGTGCGCTTCGCCGAGGCGCTGGAGTTCAACACGGCGGTGAGGGTGTTCGCGCTCGCCAACACGCGTGCCGACGACCACGTGGCCTTCGCCATCGCCATCATGCTCAAGGCCAACCGCACCATCACCAGCCTCAACCTGGACTCCAACCACATCACGGGCCGCGGCATCCTGGCCGTGTTCCGCGCGCTGCTGCAGAACAGCACGCTGACCGAGCTGCGCTTCCACAACCAGCGGCACATCTGCGGCGGCAAGACGGAGATGGAGATGGCGCAGCTGCTGCGGGAGAACAGCACGCTGCTCAAGCTGGGCTACCACTTCGAGCTGGCCGGGCCCCGCATGGCCGTCACCGGCCTGCTCAGCCGCAACATGGACAGGCAGCGCCAGAAGCGGCTGCAGGAGCAGCGGCAGGCGCAGGCCGGCGGCGAGAAGGCCGCTCTGC from Rhinolophus ferrumequinum isolate MPI-CBG mRhiFer1 chromosome 27, mRhiFer1_v1.p, whole genome shotgun sequence includes these protein-coding regions:
- the LMOD1 gene encoding leiomodin-1; this translates as MSKVAKYRRQVSEDPDIDSLLSTLSPEEMEELEKELDVVDPDGSIPVGLRQKNQTERPCTGAYSREAMLNFCEKETKKLMQRELSVDESKQVETKTDAKNGEERGRDGSTKAPGPRQDSDLGRKPKMGVLKKSFSRDKDDADGKGTEQPKGEKLIRGIDRGRVRAAVDKTEAGRDAKGDTKGDTKGDAKGDTKGDAKGDTKGDVKGDAKGDTKGDAKGDTKGDAKADEEEERGGDKSPGLSRDEDEKGGDTKEGGKTGADQPASGQARGADAGKEGGAAGKGASPERDPGPEGRSAAAEGGPSTSPSPEEAAPGVFDEALERVRSNDPTMTEVNVNNSDCITTEVLVRFAEALEFNTAVRVFALANTRADDHVAFAIAIMLKANRTITSLNLDSNHITGRGILAVFRALLQNSTLTELRFHNQRHICGGKTEMEMAQLLRENSTLLKLGYHFELAGPRMAVTGLLSRNMDRQRQKRLQEQRQAQAGGEKAALLAVPKVGAPAKGSPKPSPQPSPKASPKNSPKKGGAPAAPPPPPPPLAPPLIMESLRNSLSPATQRKMGDKVLPAQEKNSRDQLLAAIRSSNLKQLKKVEVPKLLQ